The genomic window TTAAATTGAGAGTCAATTTCAGCAATTACACTATGTTTGGCTTAAAATGAGTTTGGGATAGAATTGCTGATCTAGCTAAACACACATCTTGCAACAGAAAAGCTATAACGCAGAAATTATTGGAAAACGTAAAGCATTGGAGAATGATCTTGACTTGAGCTTGTTAGGCCCGTCCACTTTTAATTTGCTTCGTACAATGGATTCCACTCCTATATGATTTGAACTCCAAAAATTAAATTAATCTTATTGATTTGACAAAAAATCAATCTTAATGAATAATTGCAATTCTCTGAACATACCTTTTTTCTTGACATAAGATGGAAATGAAGTAAATACCTGTTCTCAAATCAGAAATATCTAATGAATTTATACCTTTTTTGAGCTGTCCTACTTTATGGCGAACGCCATTCTGATCCAAAATCATGAATCCATTTTCAATAGGATTACTGCATTCAATATATAAGATCTCATTGACAGGATTTGGATAAATTTTTACTTTCTCGATCACAAGATCTTTTGAAGCCACTGTCAATAATTCAATGGGTCCATAAATTTTTTGACAACCAATGGCATCAGTTACCCTCAGTAAATAAATCCCTTCTTGGATTTGACTGAACCTAAATCCCGTTCCAAGCAATTTTTGATTGATGTCCAACCATTCTAATGTATATGGTGGAGTTCCACCATAGATGTTAGTTTCCAAAGAGCCATTGGAACCATTTGGGTCACTTGGATATTCCTTTTTAAACGCTATGGTATCCATGAGGGAGACAGGGGAGAGTATGGAGTCGATGTTGGTATAGCATCCAATAGGATCTTGCAGCTGATAGTTGAGATCGCCTTTAATAAGTATTTGAGTCCATTTTGAATCACCCGTTATTGCAGTAGTATCTCCTTCTATAAGTAAAATGAAATATGATGTATCATAGATAGATTCGAAATTAAGATATGCATCCCAGCCATTTTCAGCACAGCCGCGGGTTTTAACTGAATCTAGAGTCACCGTTATGGATTCGAGCAGTGTTAACACTGAAGTGCAGGATGAAAGATTGCCCGAGGCATCTTTTGCGAAGTATTGAATTTCTTGTCGTCCTAACTGTATAGGTACATTGATTTTATTTTCAGGTGTAGTCCAAAATGTATCTGTTATACAATTGTCAGTAATGACTGGCAATGGAATCAAATCATGACAATTCAATGTAATAGAGTCAGCAATGCAATGGATGATTGGAGAAAGCGTATCTAATATTCTGATGTCAACAGAATCTTTAGTTGAGTTTCCAGAACTGTCCTGAGCGATTACAATCAATTTTTTATTGCCCAAGTCAGTACATTTAAAACTGTCTAAAGAAAAAATTAGGTTTACCGGATCACACTGGTCACTCGCTTGTAGGATGACATCAGCACCATTCAGTTTTGCTTTCCCTGTAGATGAGAGATAGACATTTGTTGATTTAAGTTTTAAGGTTGGTGCTAAACTATCTTTGGCGGTAATTTTAATTTCATTCAAAAGGGTACAATTCGTTGCATCCGTTATGGTAAATTTGTAGGTCCCCGCTGCTAAATCATCTATCCTGAATGTGCTGTCTCCATTACTCCAACGTATTTTATATGGATCATTTCCAGTAATGGCATGAATCTGTATCCTTCCTGCCTTTTGAAGCGGGCATGTGGGTGGTATCAAAGAATCTACAACAAAATCCATCTTAACATCAGGACTCAAAACATTAAATTCTGCTTGTTGTGAACATTGTTTTGAATCTTTCACGGTTACAGTATATACTCCGGCGGCTAGTTTCTTTATTGTGCTTCCGGTGGCTCCATTTGACCAAGAATAACTCAATGCTCCAGTACCTCCCGAAGCAGATACAGTGATTTCGCCCGTAGCATCACCTAAGCAATTGACATGAACAAGTTTAACTAAATTAATATGTATCTCTGTAGGCTCTGTGATCGTTTTGATCACCATCCCTGTGGCACCGACCTGATCTGTTGCAGTAACTTGATAAGTGCCTGCCGAAAGTCCGGTTAAAGTTGCTCCGCTTGCACCATGGGCCCAATCATAATTATAAGGCCCTGTCCCACCTGATGCGGATACAGTAATGCTACCATCGGCAGAGCCGGCACAGGTCAAATTTTGAAATGAAGTTACATTTACCGTAAGCGGTGGAAGTGACATCAATGTTCCACTAACTTCATCGGTGACTTGTAGATCATTAGAATTACCTGATGGTATATCAGCTATAATTGCACAGGTTGTTGCTGTAATAGTATTTCCTCCGGCGCTTGAAGGAGCTTTCCAATTCACTGTCCATGATACAGCAGGACCACCACTGAAGTTTTTTGCAGGATTATGCTCCCAATATGTGCGTCCCCCTGAGGAGGTCAAAGTGGAACTAGAAGAAGCACCACTAAGTGTACCTGCATTTGCGCCATTGGCATCCAAAATGACAAGTTGAAAGCCTCCTCTTTCTGCAAGAGAAAGTGGAACACTTGAGTTGTTGATAGTAAGAGTTAAAGTATAGTTTGCACCTGGGCTAATAGTGGAAGGAAAGCCGCCAATGGATACAGAACCATCCAAATTGCCGGATGATCCTTGAATATGGCATCCTACCATGCATGTTGACTCTCCAGCAGCGCCGGTCCTACCATCAGGTGGGTTGGCTGAATTTGCCAGAATGATTATAGATAGAGCTATTAAAGCAAATAGTTTTAAATGTTTATGCATGAATTTCAATTCTTGTTACGCAAACATATAAAAAAACTACTGCTAAATTTTGCTGTTTGCTTTTTCAAACAAAGAATCGATAAATGCTCTTCTGTTAAACACTTGCAGATGTCCTATCCCTTCTCCTATACCTATATATTTAATAGGTATTTTAAATTGATCGGAAATACCTATTGCCACGCCGCCCTTTGCAGTTCCGTCTAGTTTTGTCAGGATGAGTCCGGTCACATGAGCTGTATTTGTAAATTGGCGACATTGTTCGATTGCATTTTGCCCTGTAGTTGCATCCAGAATCAACAACACTTCATGTGGTGCACCGGGCATCGATTTTCCAATCGATCTTTGGATTTTTGAGAGCTCTGTCATGAGGTTGATTTTGGTGTGTAACCTTCCTGCAGTATCAATGATCAGTACATCGGTCTTGTTTTGAATGGCTAATTGCGTTGCTTCATATGCTACAGCAGAAGGGTCTGCACCCATACCTTTGGTAAAAAAATCACAACCAACTCTTTCGGACCAAATTTTTAATTGATCTTCTGCAGCAGCACGGAATGTGTCACCGGCGGCGATCATCACTTTCTTTCCCTTGAGAGAATATTGATAAGCCAATTTTCCTATACTGGTTGTCTTTCCTACACCATTTACACCAACTACTAGTATAACATGAGGTAGCGTAGGGCCACAATCATAATCTTCCAGATCTTCTGTATTATTTTCTGAGAGGAGTAGGGTGATTTCATCTCTCAAAATCTCACTCAATTCAGATGCGTTCAAGTATTTGTCCTTGGCGACGCGATCTTCTATGCGATCGATGATCTTGATGGTGGTATCCAAGCCAACGTCGGACGTTACCAATATTTGTTCAAGATCGTCCAATATCTCTTCATCAATAGTACTTTTACCGGCAACTGCTTTAGTGATCTTGTCCAAAAAACCGGTCTTGGTTTTTTCAAGACCTTTGTTTAATTCAGACTCTTTTTCTTTACTAAAAAATCTATCGAAAAAGCCCATATTTTAGAATTGGGTTAAAATGAAAATGAGAAGCCAGCATGATTCACTGACTTCTCATTAGAGAATTTTTTATAATATTGAAATATTATTTCGATTGTTCAAAGAAGTCTTTAACCTTGTCTTTGTGGACAATGGACTCTTTGTATGTATATTTTCCAGTAACTGGATCTTTGATGGGTTTGATGACCTTCACAAAATCCCTACCGGAACCTGCATTTGCAGCACGTTGTGCAACCTTCGCGTTCTTGGATACTTTAGCCATGATTATTTAATTTCT from Saprospiraceae bacterium includes these protein-coding regions:
- the ftsY gene encoding signal recognition particle-docking protein FtsY, yielding MGFFDRFFSKEKESELNKGLEKTKTGFLDKITKAVAGKSTIDEEILDDLEQILVTSDVGLDTTIKIIDRIEDRVAKDKYLNASELSEILRDEITLLLSENNTEDLEDYDCGPTLPHVILVVGVNGVGKTTSIGKLAYQYSLKGKKVMIAAGDTFRAAAEDQLKIWSERVGCDFFTKGMGADPSAVAYEATQLAIQNKTDVLIIDTAGRLHTKINLMTELSKIQRSIGKSMPGAPHEVLLILDATTGQNAIEQCRQFTNTAHVTGLILTKLDGTAKGGVAIGISDQFKIPIKYIGIGEGIGHLQVFNRRAFIDSLFEKANSKI
- a CDS encoding DUF4295 family protein translates to MAKVSKNAKVAQRAANAGSGRDFVKVIKPIKDPVTGKYTYKESIVHKDKVKDFFEQSK
- a CDS encoding T9SS type A sorting domain-containing protein, whose amino-acid sequence is MHKHLKLFALIALSIIILANSANPPDGRTGAAGESTCMVGCHIQGSSGNLDGSVSIGGFPSTISPGANYTLTLTINNSSVPLSLAERGGFQLVILDANGANAGTLSGASSSSTLTSSGGRTYWEHNPAKNFSGGPAVSWTVNWKAPSSAGGNTITATTCAIIADIPSGNSNDLQVTDEVSGTLMSLPPLTVNVTSFQNLTCAGSADGSITVSASGGTGPYNYDWAHGASGATLTGLSAGTYQVTATDQVGATGMVIKTITEPTEIHINLVKLVHVNCLGDATGEITVSASGGTGALSYSWSNGATGSTIKKLAAGVYTVTVKDSKQCSQQAEFNVLSPDVKMDFVVDSLIPPTCPLQKAGRIQIHAITGNDPYKIRWSNGDSTFRIDDLAAGTYKFTITDATNCTLLNEIKITAKDSLAPTLKLKSTNVYLSSTGKAKLNGADVILQASDQCDPVNLIFSLDSFKCTDLGNKKLIVIAQDSSGNSTKDSVDIRILDTLSPIIHCIADSITLNCHDLIPLPVITDNCITDTFWTTPENKINVPIQLGRQEIQYFAKDASGNLSSCTSVLTLLESITVTLDSVKTRGCAENGWDAYLNFESIYDTSYFILLIEGDTTAITGDSKWTQILIKGDLNYQLQDPIGCYTNIDSILSPVSLMDTIAFKKEYPSDPNGSNGSLETNIYGGTPPYTLEWLDINQKLLGTGFRFSQIQEGIYLLRVTDAIGCQKIYGPIELLTVASKDLVIEKVKIYPNPVNEILYIECSNPIENGFMILDQNGVRHKVGQLKKGINSLDISDLRTGIYFISILCQEKRYVQRIAIIH